From Candidatus Nanohalococcus occultus:
TTTTTCTCTCTGCTCGCTGTGATCGACGATAGGCTCCGGATAGTCCTCGCCGATTATACAGCCTGCCTCTTCTTGGACTTGCTCAGGCATTTTCCAAGGCTCGTGGATATACTCTTCAGGCACGTTTTCCAGTTCTTCGACGTGTCTTCGGATGTATTCGCCGTCGCTGTCGTGGCTCTGGCCCTGAGAGATCGGGTTGAATACTCTGAAGTACGGCTGGGCGTCCGTTCCTATCGAGTACGCCCACTGGATTCCTCCTACCATAGCTGATACCTCGGCGTCGATAAACATCTTCGAGAAGTACTCGTGGACGTCTCTCCAGTCAAGCCAGAGGTCTTTGCTGGAAAAAGAGGTTACAACCATACGAAGTCTGTTGTGCATCCAGCCTGTCTGTTTTAGCTGGCGCATCCCGGCATCGACGAATGGAAAGCCGGTTTTGCCTTCCTTCCACGCCTCCCAGCGTTCGGGAGCTTCTTCCTTGGACTTCCACCCGATCGAGCCATACTTTTCCAGGTAAGGTTCATCGACAGTGTAAGGGAAGTTCCAGATCATCTGGAAGTAAAAGTCTCTCCAAGCCAGCTCCTCCTGCCAGGTCTTTATCCCAGAATCGTCTTCGTTTGGATTCCTGGCTTTGACTCTCTCGGAGGCCCAGAAAGCTTCTCTAATGGAGACAGTTCCGAACTTGAAATGTGGTGAGAGCTTCGAGGTTCCATCCTGTGAGGCAAGATCTCTGCGATCGTCATAGTCCCAGATACGTTCCTTGAAGTTTTCCAGGCGTTTCAAGCCGTTTTCACGACCTCCTTCCCAGACTTCCGTTCCCTCCGGTTTCTCGAAGCCTAGTTCTTTCAACGAAGGTATTTCATCGGATTCAAGCTCCGGAGTCTCGAAGCCTTCTGGTTTCTCCGGCCTGCGTTTGTCTCTTTTGAACCATTTTTTACTGTAGTAAGAGTATACGCTGTAAGGATCGCCGCTGTTTGTTAGTATCTCTCTTTTCTCGAACATTACAAGGTCCTTGAAGCTTTCTACTTCACACTCCAGGTTATTTTCGACCTTTTGATCTCTCTCCCGTGCGTAAGGCGAATAATCTCTGTTGTAGTATACTTTGTCCGCATCGGTTTCTTCGATTACCTTCTGGAGCTGTTCGAGCGGCTTGCCTTTCCGTACAACCAGATCCTGTCCGTCCCTCTGTAGAATTTCTTTGAGTTCCTTGAGAGAATCGTGCCAGAAGCTGACCCTTGGATATCCGAGATCCGCTGTCTCGAAGTAGTTTTCATCAACCACGTAGAACGGAATAACTTCATCGTGTTCCTTGGCTGCCTGTACGAGCGCAGTGTTATCGTGTTTGCGCATTGATCTGCGGATCCAGACTATAGCTGTCACGGCTTAAACTACCGCTCCAACTCATTTATAACCGATTCGAATCTCTCCCTTCCAGGATCGAACACGTCTCGAAGCGCAAAGGCAATATGCGCATCCATGAGCTGGTAAAACTGCGTTGAATTTACGCTAGTGGCATTCTCTCCGACTTCGATTTCAATTCGTTCAGCTTCAGGATCTTGACCTTCACTATCTACACATGAACGTACGAACGGCGCTATATCCCGATCATAGGCTTCATTTACCGCCCCGTATGTCCTGTGCTGGTTGTAACCTTCTTCCTCAAGCATTTGGAACGTGTTGTACGCGGCTTCATAGACACTCATACGTGTCTCATCTAGATCTACTGGCACATCAGGATTAACTCCTTTAACTTGAAATTACTGTCGCTTGAAAAACTCATCAAGCTCGGATTTTTTCTCCTGAGGGCCGATCAAAATAATTTCATCCTCTCTTTCGAGCTGTACGTTCGACTCTCCAGACAAAGTGTTTTCTCCCTGTAGAACAGAGACTATCTGGAAACGTGAAGGAAATCTTTTCTCCGATTCCACTTCTTCAACCGTCATATCTTCTATACCCGAGTTACGTTCAACGGATGCCTTCAAGATCTCCCTGTCATTCGATAAATTCGCTATCTTGACTAGGTAAGGATGTTCAACTGCCGATACGAACTCGCTGATAAGAAGATCCGTGTGACCGATTGTTTCTGCTCCAATAACCTGGAAAGCATCATAGTATTCATTGTCCTCTACTCTAGAGACTACTTTCGGCACCCCGTATTTTTTAGCAAGCGAGGAGACAACCATGTTCTCGTTGTCATCTTTACGTGCCGCAATAAGAACATCTGCTCGGTCTATGCCCGCATCCTCCAAGGCTGTAAGTGTTGAAGGCTTTTTGTTGATTACTGTTGCCGCGGAACTCGAGTAAAGCCGTTCACACCGGTCTTTGTCCTCATCTATCACTACGACGTCGTGATTCGATTCCAGAGATGATACCAGTCTTTTCGACAGCGTGTTGATGCCTGCGATCACTACATACATTATTTTGAGTCTTTGAGCAGCTTGCTATTAAAGATTGCCAGCATCGGCAGCATCTCCAGACGGCCGGCAAGCATCACCACAGACCAGAGAATCTTTGTAAACGGCGTCAAAGCTCTCAACTGCTCGCCTTCAAGGAAAAGAGGACCCATGTTCGAGGCAGCTGAAACACTGCCAGACATAGCCGCCATCAGAGATACATCCTCAGCAACCAATGTAAGCAGAGTCGATACGAACACAACCGCAATCCACGAGAAAAACAGCACGGAAATCGTACGAACCGTCGAGGACTCTAAAATCTCACCGTCGATTTTAACCTCGTTTATAGCGGTCTGCGGAAGATTATATGCTCTAAGCCGTGTTTTCAAAAGCTCAAACAACGTCTTTAAACGGAAAACCTTTACTCCTCCTGCCGTAGAACCAAGAGAACCTCCTACAAACATTGCCGCCACAATAACAAGCTGTATGGCAGAAGAAAATGCCATAAACGACATGGTCGAATAACCCGTGGAGGAAACAACAGCTGCGGCCTGAAAGGCTCCGTCAAGAACCGAATGTCCTATATTAGAGGTTTTCATCCAGAGTTCTAGCGACATTACTGCTGCAACCGCCAGAAAAATCTTGGTGTAAAGCCTGAACTCACTGCTCTTCCAGAGCGGAGAAAACTCCGAACGGAAAAACTTGTGTAAAAGCACGAAGTTAACGCCCCCTATAAACATGAACAGGACTGTAAAAGCCTCGAGTCCGGGAGAGTTATAGGCTGCGATACTCGCACCCTCCGTTGAGAAACCCCCGGTTGAAATAGTGGAAAATCCATGTAGAAGTGATTCGAAAACCGATACGCGGAATGCTATGAAGGTACCTATTATCAAGGCAGTCATGAAACCGTAGACTTTCCAAAGTGCAGCCACAGACTTAGTTAACGACGGCCTTATCGACCCAGAATCAGTTTTATGAGCTTCTGCAGAGAAAAGCCGCCTTGATGCGCCACCAGACTCTCTCACCACTGCGATGAAGAACGTGAGTATTCCCAGACCGCCGATCCACTGCATGAACGATCTCCAGAAAAGAACAGACTGCGGAAGCTTCGAAGGTTCGGCAACCATCGAAATCCCAGTGGTGGTGATACCGGCTGATGATTCGAATATAGCGTCGATAACCGTCATGTAAGGTATGAACGGCATCGCTCCAATTATAGTCGCTAGGAACCATCCTAGAACAGTTGCGAGCATGGCTTCGCTGACTGATGGAGATCCCGCATCCGAATATAGTTTCAAAGCAGTCCCCATGATCAGTGCGGTTCCCGCAGAGGTTAGAAAGCCTATAGCAGCGACTTCTGGGCCTTGGTAGTATATGTTTACGAGAAGTGGCAGTAAAACTAAGGCTCCGAAAACCTGGAGGAAGCTTCCAACGAACCGGAGCATTACCTTACTTCTCACAGTTTCTGAATTCGGTTGCTCGGAATATAAAATGAGGAAAAATCGGAGGCCTTTACAAAAAACTTCCCTAACATTACAGTAATGCTCGGGTAACTGAGCAAGGTGAATCAAATAATGCAAATTACAATTGGAACTAACGACGGTAAGACACATCAGGTTGAACTAGAAGACGCTTCTCAGCTAGTAGGAAAGGAGATTGGAGAAACCTTCGAGGGCGGAATAGTTGATCTGAACGGCTACAAGCTGGAGATCACAGGCGGAAGCGACAAACAAGGCTTCCCTATGAGAGAGTCCATCGAAGGACCTGCCAGAAGAAGAGTACTAATCGAGGACGGATCCGGAATCAACGAGGAAGAAGACGGAGTCCGGAGAAGAAAATCCGTTCGAGGAAAACAGGTAAGCGAAGACATACAGCAGCTAAACACAACAGTAGCCGAAGAAGGAAGCAAATCCGTTGAAGAGCTTCTAAGCGACGAAGAAGAGGAAGAAGAGTAAGCTAATGTCGGTCTTCGATATCTTGGACGGAGCAGGAGAGGCAGTCAGAGACCGGTTCTCTACTGAACCAAAGTATGAGGCAGGTTCCAGAGTCAGAGTGACTGAAGGAGATTATGCCGGCGAGCAGAGAACTGTAGAAGCCGTAGCAGTCAATCCTCCGTCCTGGATGAAGATCATTCACGGCGACAACGCTCCAGTAGCGTATGTGCTGGATGAAGAGCCAAGAAGTGTTTACGAGGACCAAATTGAGGGAACACAATGACAGAAGGAATACCAGAAGCAAACATCGGCCTAGTAGGCCACGTTGACCACGGAAAGACAACACTAACTCAAGCACTTTCAGGCAAATGGACTGATGAACACTCTCAGGAGCTTGAGAAAGGAATCACAATCCGAATTGGATACGCAGACGTCACATACTACAAAGACGATAACGGAACTCTCAACGTAAGCAAGGACGGCGAAGAAGTACGCACAGTTTCACTGGTCGATGCTCCTGGCCACGAGACACTGATGGCAAACGTTTTATCCGGAGCAGCCATCATGGACGGAGCGGTTTTGATGGTTGCTGCTGATGAAGACTGTCCGAGACCTCAGACAAGAGAGCATCTCGCAGCCCTCGACATCACAGGTATCGAAAACATAGTAATCGCACAGAACAAGATCGACCTGGTTGACAAGGAACAGGTCAAGGAAAACCACGAGCAGATCAAGGAGTTCGTAGAAGGCACCGTTGCCGAGGACGCTCCTATTGTCCCTATCAGCGCACAGCACGACATCAACATCGATGCCTTGCTTGATGCGATCGATGAAGAAATTCCTACACCAGAAAGAGATCTCGAAGCAGATCCGAAGATGCTTCTGGCCCGTTCATTCGATATTAACAAGCCTGGTAGCAACCCTACCGGTTTGATGGGCGGAGTTGTCGGAGGATCGCTTATCGAAGGAGAGCTTGAGGAAGGAGAGGAAATCGAGATCCGACCCGGAGTCAAGAAATCCGATAGAAAGTGGGAGCCGGTTACCACAGAGGTTGAAAGCATAATGCATGGCGGAAACCCCGTTGAGAAGGGAACGCCCGGCGGACTGCTAGCAGTTGAGACCAAGCTTGATCCTTCGACCACCAAATCCGATGGACTTTCCGGAAACGTTCTAGGCAAGAAAGGAGAGTTACCTGAGACAACATCAGATATCGAGATGGAAGTCGAGCTGATGGAACGCGTGGTCGGGTCTGAAGGGGAAAAGGAGATCGAAAACATCAAGAAAAACGAACCACTGATGATCAACGCCGGAACCGGAAAGAGCGCAGGAATCGTCACACAGGCCGGTAAGCACGTCAAAGTAGATCTCAAGGTACCGATCTGTGCGGAGGAAGGCGACAGGATGGCAATCTCCCGGCAGATAGGCTCTCGATGGCGTCTAATAGGTCATGCGACCTTGACGTCCAAAAACTAGCCGAGGGTTTTTAAACAACTGCCTCCACAAACTTCTATTATGGCCGATTTTCTGACAGCTATTCTAGGTTTGGAGCTAGCTAACGACGTTTTCACAAGAGTACTAGTATCTCTAATAATACTGGTTGTAGGACACCTGGGTGTCAGACTATCCAAGGTCCTCGCAAAAAAACTATGGATCGCACCAAAGGAGTTCTCCAAGAAAGAAGTGGAGGACAGACTAGAGACCGTCCAGTACACAGGCTACATCCTCGATGCTGGAGTCATAACAGCCGCATTACTATACTTGAACAAAGGACTGACATCGAACCTTTCCTCAGATCTAGCGGATTCACTCCCGGAGCTGATGTCAGTTATACTGATAGGCGTTCTAGGATTCATAGCCATCAACCTATCCATTAAAGCAGGAAAGGAGTTTTTCGAAGCCATAGGAACAACAGCATACTTCAAAGAGATCGGGATGACCGAGAACACACTTGATATAATCGCAGGAGCAGTCAAAGCATTCCTGTACCTGATCCTACTACAGATACTACTTAACCAGTTAAGCGTCGGAGATACCTTCATAGCAGAGCTTGTAACCGCTTCCTCATGGGCTTTCGCCTTGATGCTCGCAGCATTGCTTTTCTGGGGGCTTAAAGACCTGTTCACTAATACAGCGGCAGGACTTTACCTCAAGAACTCGAGGATGGTCCGGCCCGGAGAAGAGGTCAAGCTCGGAGACGAGACCGGAGAGATCAAGAAAGTCTCACTTTTCTCCACGGAAGTCACAACTGACAAAGGCTATACATTGTTGAAACCTAACAAGGCGATCATGGACTCGGAGATCCGGTTCAAGAGAACTAAAAACGACTTGGAGACTCTTGAAGACATCAAGTCCTACTTCGTTTCCCAGAGCGGAGAAGGATCGGGTCCAGCCGTAATGGAGATGGCACTGGATGTATTCGGATACCAGGCAAGTCAGGAACGGCTGGCGAAGGACGCAGAAGACCGTGAAAGCCTAATGCAGGCAGTTGAGAACGTAACTAACAACGAGGTGAAAACAGGCTACGTGGAAAAGGAAAAGATCACCAAGCTCGGAGATGAGCTGAAAGCCTGGTTCAACGACGGTGCGCTCGTAGCAATCACATTGGACAAAGAAGAAGTTATTCCAGAAGGCGAAGGTCGTTACATACTCGGCATAGGAGTTGAGGAAAATGAAGTTCTTATAATCGATCCTTCAAGAAGTTCTGGAGGAGTCTACTTCATCGAGCAGTCAAATCTGATTGAAGCAATGACTGATGACGATGGATACACCGTTGTTGCTCCTAACGGAACCACTGCCTACTGGAGGATCAAAAAGGACTTGCTTTACAGCGATAAGACTTACTACGATGAGCTTTCCAAAACCTTGGAAGCGCGGCTGAACAAGATGATCCGTCAGGGACGTATCATGAAACAGGTGATGCCTTCATCAGTCCGTGAGTACGTCGATGACTGGAGAAGCGGCAAGTACGCATCCAGAGTCTGGAAGCCAACAGGGGGAGAAAATGAAACTTCTGAAGACGAGTAACGTCTCCGAGAAGCTCGATGAGCATTTCGAGGAAGTCAGTGCTGTAGAGACCGAGGAGTTCTCACCAGAAGTAATTGACGGAGAGGCCGATGTAAGAGTCAACTCCGGGATCGAAGACTGTGAGTCCGCCTTTCTGAAGCTGCCGGAGCGAAACCCTATCTTCGGAAGAGTGCTGCTAGAGATACTTGAAGAGAAAGGAATAACCACGAATTATCCTTCTATCGGGTTCTACATCACCGCCAAGAAAAACTATCTTTACTACGTACTGGAGCAGAAAGACATTTCGATACCGGAAACAGTTATCGCTGCATCGGAGAACTCGGCTAAAAACGTAACCCGTTACCTCGAGCTGCCGATAATTGCGAAGAGATACGAGGAAAACCAGCTGGAGGAATCGGCACGCCTAGAAGACGAACAGGAAGCCAAAGAGTTTGCGGAAGGAACCGATTACGGAGAAGACATACTAATCTTCCAGGAAGAGACCGGAGACGAAAAATACAAGGTCTTCTATGCGAACGGAAATCTAATATCTTTGAAAGACAAGACAGAGGGCTGGAGAGTCTCCGATGAGAAACTCCAGTATTCAAATCTGAGCAACGAACTCGAAGAACTTGTCGAAACCACAATGAAATCCATCGGAACCGAGTACGGCGAAGTGATTCTCAAAGGCGGAAAGGTCATAGACGTCAAACCCAACCCGGACCCGGAAGTTTATGCCGATAAATCCGGCAAAGACGCTTTCAAGTACATCAAGGAGATCTACCAATGAAAATGGGTATTGTTTACGGAGAAATATCGACCCAACACCAGCTGCTGATGGAACGGGCCGATGAGATATTCGAGACCGTTCTAGCAGTGCCTGTAGACAGCGTAGAGTTCGTTCACGGAGAGGAAACCCAGGTAATGTACCGAGGAACTGATTTAACCACGTTTGATGCGATCTACATCCGTACCGGAGACCAAGACCAGTATTTCTCCGAGCATCTAAGCGAAGTTCTCAACGAGGCAGGGGTAATCACTCAGGCAGAAAACGATACCTACTGCTATGAGGCCAACAAGTTCTACTCGATGAAAATACTGGCTGAAAACCATGTTAACGTACCTGACAGCGCTTACACGCTTTCACCGGAGACTGCCTTGGATGCGGCCGAGCGTCTCGGCTTCCCGATCATTTTGAAGACCGCGCAGGGAGCTGGCGGAGAAGGAGTCATGCGAGTATCAAGCGAGTCAGAGCTACGTCCAATCATGGATGCGATGAGATCCTTCGAGCAAGACATTGTTCTCCAAGAATACATCGAACACGAGGGGACCGACAACCGAGTGATTGTAATAGACGACTATGTAACCGCTTATGCGCGTTCAAGCGGTAGCTCGGATGAATGGCGGTCGAACATTTCAAGCGGAGGAGAGCGGATTCATGCCAACCTGACCGATGAGATGAAGGAAACTGCTTTGACCGCGGCAAGAGCCACCGGATTCGATATGTGCGGCTGTGATATCATTCAGAACGACGGAGAAGTATACGTCCTAGAGGTTAACGGAAGCTTCGGAATCAACGAGGAGATGAATGAGATAATAGGAGAAGACGTCATTCTCCGGATGGTCGAGCGGCTTCACGAGCTTGCTATGGAAAAACAGGTTCAGAGCTGAGCCATATCCACCAGCATCCTGATTACTTTCTCCATAACCGGCACCTTATGTTTTTCCGAGTCTTCATCGTCAAAGACCAGTCCTGGCTTCGAGCTTAACTCGATGATCCAGGGATTCATCTCGCTGTCAAACATGACATCCACAGAATACATTGTATGATCCAGCTCGGAGAATCCATTCGAGACCGTCTCAATTAGATCATGTACGGTTTCCGGGATCTCATCTACATCAACAAACTTTCTGGAGCCTCCCATCGATACGTTCGCAAGATCACTTGCCTCATTAAGCCTGTAGTAACATGCCAGCGGCGCTCCATCGGCAATCATAACTCTGAAATCATGTGCGCCCTCAAAGTCAAAATGTGGTGTACCTCCGGACGGATCAACGTATCTTTGAACCAGCAAGTTATCGGCAGGTTCGAACTCTTCGAGAGAGTCGATTAACCGAACCTCCATTCCTTCCGAGCCGAAACGCGGCTTTAAAATCGCTTTGCCATCTTTTTCCAAGACTTTTCGGACAGTTTCTTTATCTGCGAGCGCGGTCTCAGGTACGAACTCCGGGAAACTCTGGTAGGTCAAGAGCTTGTCCTTACAGACCTCTTCAAGCCCAAATGCGTTTAACA
This genomic window contains:
- a CDS encoding cryptochrome/photolyase family protein, with the translated sequence MTAIVWIRRSMRKHDNTALVQAAKEHDEVIPFYVVDENYFETADLGYPRVSFWHDSLKELKEILQRDGQDLVVRKGKPLEQLQKVIEETDADKVYYNRDYSPYARERDQKVENNLECEVESFKDLVMFEKREILTNSGDPYSVYSYYSKKWFKRDKRRPEKPEGFETPELESDEIPSLKELGFEKPEGTEVWEGGRENGLKRLENFKERIWDYDDRRDLASQDGTSKLSPHFKFGTVSIREAFWASERVKARNPNEDDSGIKTWQEELAWRDFYFQMIWNFPYTVDEPYLEKYGSIGWKSKEEAPERWEAWKEGKTGFPFVDAGMRQLKQTGWMHNRLRMVVTSFSSKDLWLDWRDVHEYFSKMFIDAEVSAMVGGIQWAYSIGTDAQPYFRVFNPISQGQSHDSDGEYIRRHVEELENVPEEYIHEPWKMPEQVQEEAGCIIGEDYPEPIVDHSEQREKAIKRFEEAKED
- a CDS encoding potassium channel family protein, with protein sequence MYVVIAGINTLSKRLVSSLESNHDVVVIDEDKDRCERLYSSSAATVINKKPSTLTALEDAGIDRADVLIAARKDDNENMVVSSLAKKYGVPKVVSRVEDNEYYDAFQVIGAETIGHTDLLISEFVSAVEHPYLVKIANLSNDREILKASVERNSGIEDMTVEEVESEKRFPSRFQIVSVLQGENTLSGESNVQLEREDEIILIGPQEKKSELDEFFKRQ
- a CDS encoding TrkH family potassium uptake protein, translating into MRSKVMLRFVGSFLQVFGALVLLPLLVNIYYQGPEVAAIGFLTSAGTALIMGTALKLYSDAGSPSVSEAMLATVLGWFLATIIGAMPFIPYMTVIDAIFESSAGITTTGISMVAEPSKLPQSVLFWRSFMQWIGGLGILTFFIAVVRESGGASRRLFSAEAHKTDSGSIRPSLTKSVAALWKVYGFMTALIIGTFIAFRVSVFESLLHGFSTISTGGFSTEGASIAAYNSPGLEAFTVLFMFIGGVNFVLLHKFFRSEFSPLWKSSEFRLYTKIFLAVAAVMSLELWMKTSNIGHSVLDGAFQAAAVVSSTGYSTMSFMAFSSAIQLVIVAAMFVGGSLGSTAGGVKVFRLKTLFELLKTRLRAYNLPQTAINEVKIDGEILESSTVRTISVLFFSWIAVVFVSTLLTLVAEDVSLMAAMSGSVSAASNMGPLFLEGEQLRALTPFTKILWSVVMLAGRLEMLPMLAIFNSKLLKDSK
- a CDS encoding 30S ribosomal protein S6e: MQITIGTNDGKTHQVELEDASQLVGKEIGETFEGGIVDLNGYKLEITGGSDKQGFPMRESIEGPARRRVLIEDGSGINEEEDGVRRRKSVRGKQVSEDIQQLNTTVAEEGSKSVEELLSDEEEEEE
- a CDS encoding translation initiation factor IF-2 subunit gamma, whose translation is MTEGIPEANIGLVGHVDHGKTTLTQALSGKWTDEHSQELEKGITIRIGYADVTYYKDDNGTLNVSKDGEEVRTVSLVDAPGHETLMANVLSGAAIMDGAVLMVAADEDCPRPQTREHLAALDITGIENIVIAQNKIDLVDKEQVKENHEQIKEFVEGTVAEDAPIVPISAQHDINIDALLDAIDEEIPTPERDLEADPKMLLARSFDINKPGSNPTGLMGGVVGGSLIEGELEEGEEIEIRPGVKKSDRKWEPVTTEVESIMHGGNPVEKGTPGGLLAVETKLDPSTTKSDGLSGNVLGKKGELPETTSDIEMEVELMERVVGSEGEKEIENIKKNEPLMINAGTGKSAGIVTQAGKHVKVDLKVPICAEEGDRMAISRQIGSRWRLIGHATLTSKN
- a CDS encoding mechanosensitive ion channel domain-containing protein, which gives rise to MADFLTAILGLELANDVFTRVLVSLIILVVGHLGVRLSKVLAKKLWIAPKEFSKKEVEDRLETVQYTGYILDAGVITAALLYLNKGLTSNLSSDLADSLPELMSVILIGVLGFIAINLSIKAGKEFFEAIGTTAYFKEIGMTENTLDIIAGAVKAFLYLILLQILLNQLSVGDTFIAELVTASSWAFALMLAALLFWGLKDLFTNTAAGLYLKNSRMVRPGEEVKLGDETGEIKKVSLFSTEVTTDKGYTLLKPNKAIMDSEIRFKRTKNDLETLEDIKSYFVSQSGEGSGPAVMEMALDVFGYQASQERLAKDAEDRESLMQAVENVTNNEVKTGYVEKEKITKLGDELKAWFNDGALVAITLDKEEVIPEGEGRYILGIGVEENEVLIIDPSRSSGGVYFIEQSNLIEAMTDDDGYTVVAPNGTTAYWRIKKDLLYSDKTYYDELSKTLEARLNKMIRQGRIMKQVMPSSVREYVDDWRSGKYASRVWKPTGGENETSEDE
- a CDS encoding ATP-grasp domain-containing protein; the encoded protein is MKMGIVYGEISTQHQLLMERADEIFETVLAVPVDSVEFVHGEETQVMYRGTDLTTFDAIYIRTGDQDQYFSEHLSEVLNEAGVITQAENDTYCYEANKFYSMKILAENHVNVPDSAYTLSPETALDAAERLGFPIILKTAQGAGGEGVMRVSSESELRPIMDAMRSFEQDIVLQEYIEHEGTDNRVIVIDDYVTAYARSSGSSDEWRSNISSGGERIHANLTDEMKETALTAARATGFDMCGCDIIQNDGEVYVLEVNGSFGINEEMNEIIGEDVILRMVERLHELAMEKQVQS
- a CDS encoding ATP-grasp domain-containing protein, with protein sequence MTVSIGVLWDYEIDHEGDEPMKKDDGNRSYARFSELAADENAEVYMANYKKYSDGKLSESYKWNGENWERKKDIELDVVFDKFKFDETTVELKKNIQSELPMLNAFGLEEVCKDKLLTYQSFPEFVPETALADKETVRKVLEKDGKAILKPRFGSEGMEVRLIDSLEEFEPADNLLVQRYVDPSGGTPHFDFEGAHDFRVMIADGAPLACYYRLNEASDLANVSMGGSRKFVDVDEIPETVHDLIETVSNGFSELDHTMYSVDVMFDSEMNPWIIELSSKPGLVFDDEDSEKHKVPVMEKVIRMLVDMAQL